A genomic window from Lotus japonicus ecotype B-129 chromosome 1, LjGifu_v1.2 includes:
- the LOC130731058 gene encoding FBD-associated F-box protein At5g56370-like: MSGSPSESFSYGGGTTVPESDHCCDWISTLPDAILCFILSFLPTKQVIATSVLSKRWQPLWRSVSTLDFEVGTYYNRSKEDYARLLHSVSALIQHLHHPIHKFRIRCCQLQDSFRPFQYISPFTDPAHVTKWVNAAVQRGGLQHLHLCLSSKLVYREPPINLSTIVMFSCKTLVVLKLEHIWLEPISSVDLPLLKVMHLYYLTFAEPRCLAKLLSGCPILEDFKEFKIRFEDGEDDTETEFKTMPKLLRADIYNFDSNIMLKVVNNVKFLHIDRIEESLVHDTEPYDFPMFHNLTHMQLDYIDCNIDWSDVVELIKNCPKLQVLVIYQPEETANWQYPPSILHLQRCTKDDEFKFARYIAEDSNEDDNMQWDFYKLTSSQLELVDESSFYYSSFFYTSF, translated from the exons ATGAGTGGATCTCCGTCAGAGAGCTTCTCCTACGGCGGCGGCACCACCGTTCCTGAATCCGATCACTGTTGCGACTGGATTAGCACCTTACCAGACGCAATCCTCTGTTTCATACTTTCCTTTCTCCCAACCAAGCAAGTCATTGCTACAAGCGTCCTCTCCAAGCGGTGGCAGCCACTGTGGCGCTCAGTCTCCACTCTGGACTTCGAAGTTGGGACTTACTATAACAGAAGCAAAGAGGATTATGCTCGTCTtcttcactctgtttctgcACTCAtccagcatcttcaccatcccaTCCACAAATTCCGCATCAG atGTTGCCAACTCCAAGATTCTTTCCGCCCTTTCCAGTATATCTCTCCTTTTACTGATCCTGCCCATGTCACCAAATGGGTTAATGCTGCTGTGCAACGCGGAGGACTTCAACACCTCCATCTCTGCCTCTCCTCCAAACTCGTGTATCGTGAACCACCCATCAACTTGTCTACCATCGTCATGTTCAGTTGTAAAACTCTGGTGGTTCTCAAGTTAGAGCATATCTGGTTGGAGCCAATTTCCTCTGTTGATCTACCATTACTGAAAGTCATGCATCTATATTATTTGACTTTCGCAGAACCTCGATGTCTCGCCAAGCTTCTTTCTGGATGTCCAATTCTTGAGGATTTTAAAGAATTTAAAATAAGATTTGAAGATGGTGAAGATGACACTGAGACTGAGTTTAAAACCATGCCCAAGTTGCTCAGAGCAgatatttataattttgattCAAATATTATGCTGAAAGTGGTTAACAATGTCAAGTTTTTGCACATAGATAGG ATTGAAGAGAGTCTTGTACATGACACAGAACCCTACGATTTCCCCATGTTTCACAATTTGACCCATATGCAACTTGACTATATTGATTGCAATATTGATTGGTCTGATGTAGTGGAGTTGATCAAGAATTGCCCCAAGCTTCAAGTTCTTGTCATTTACCAG CCAGAAGAAACAGCGAATTGGCAGTACCCACCATCTATATTACACCTTCAAAGATGCACCAAAGATGATGAGTTTAAATTTGCAAGGTATATAGCGGAAGATTCGAACGAAGATGACAATATGCAGTGggatttttataaattaactaGTAGCCAACTAGAATTGGTAGATGAAAGTAGTTTCTACtattcttcatttttttatacttCCTTTTAA
- the LOC130731059 gene encoding uncharacterized protein LOC130731059: MAEVVLLVDDLKFLSGISWCRICHEEEFESSKSLEAPCSCSGTVKFAHRDCIQRWCNEKGNTTCEICLQQYKPGYTAPPPKKSLINDESISISGEEEARTEDMVEGVAIESDYSECSSAAERNVSCCRSLALAFSAVLLIRHLFGVFTNGTEDYPFTLPTVIVLKASGIIIPMYIVIRTIGAIQNKIQRRCQDSDYDVAMSYEDDENEGSHDVNLIHS, translated from the exons ATGGCAGAGGTTGTCTTGTTGGTTGATGATTTGAAGTTTCTTTCTGGGATTTCTTGGTGTCGAATATGCCATGAAGAAGAATTTGAGAGCTCCAAAAGCTTGGAAGCACCCTGTTCTTGTTCTGGAACCGTTAAG TTTGCTCATAGAGATTGCATACAGAGATGGTGCAACGAGAAAGGAAACACAACATGTGAAATATGTCTCCAG CAATACAAACCTGGATATACagctcctcctccaaagaagTCTTTGATAAATGATGAATCAATTTCCATTAG TGGGGAGGAAGAAGCAAGAACAGAGGATATGGTGGAAGGAGTTGCAATAGAAAGTGATTACTCAGAATGCAGCTCTGCCGCTGAAAGAAACGTGTCTTGCTGTCGATCACTAGCATTAGCT TTTTCAGCTGTCTTACTTATAAGACATCTTTTTGGAGTGTTTACAAATGGAACAGAAGATTACCCATTTACACTTCCCACA GTCATTGTATTGAAGGCTAGCGGAATTATTATACCCATGTACATAGTTATTAGGACGATCGGAGCTATTCAGAACAAAATTCAGCGACGGTGCCAGGATTCTGACTACGACGTAGCTATGTcttatgaagatgatgaaaatgaaggATCACATGATGTAAATTTAATACATTCATAG